The Prochlorococcus sp. MIT 0801 genomic sequence GAATAGCCAGTCAAGTTACCTTTTGATCGTTTTCCACTCATTGATGCCAATACAATAATTCGTGCTGAATTGCTTAGAGATAAATACTTCCAAGCATGTTTTGTTAGTATCCATGGTCCCATCACATTAACTTTCCATAGATCTTCAATATCTTTCATTTCATTATCATTAAATAATAGATTTGTTCTTTTGAATATCCCAGCGCAATGAATAATAGTATCAATACTTTTAAAAGTTTCGAATGTTTTATCTACCCATTTCTTTGATGAATTTTTATCAATTGCCTCATAGTTGTGAACCAAAAAACTATCTGAATTGTTTTTTTTGGGATCTAAGGGTGTATTGAATAAATCTCCTTTTTCTCTTACCCCTAAGCTTAATGAATGTCCTTCTTTAAGTAATTTTAATGCTATCGCTTTACCTATACCTCTACTTGCTCCACTTATAAGTATTTTTCTCATTTATTATTAACTAGTAATGCTTTAAATAATAAATTTAATTCTCTGCCATGCATATTCATTAAGCCTTGTTTGATAGTCCACGGTGATTTCCTAAACATCTTCCACATTGCGGATATTAGTTCTTTAAGGCTAAGAGTATTTGTAAGGAATCCATACCATTGTTTATTAGGTAAACTGAAAAACTCTATAAAAAATCCTCTTAGCAACTTCTCTTCGAAGCGCATCAATTTTTCTAATCCAAATTTATAAATAGCTTGTTTCCTTCTGAGCTCTGATGGCCATAAGGTTTGCCAACCTTTCTTTGCTAATGAAGCTGAGGATGCTTTTGGGTCTTTCATTGCTAATGAAAGGGCTTTGGCAACTTTAGGAGCTCTCCTTAAAAGGCTGCCAACCATGTATCCAGATGCAGGATGTACCATCCCAGCAGAACCGCCAAATCCAAGGACCGGCTGTGTTAGGTCGGGGATAGGCATGTTCATTGGCAGATATGAACCATGCTCTTCATGATCAAGACTTTTTATTTCTAAACCCCGAGTCTCTAATCTTTTTTCCAGTCTTCTTTTTAACTCATTAAGAGATACTGGAGGAAATAGACCCAAGGATGTTTCTTCTAAGAAAAACTTTCCATTTCCCATGTCCATAGCGTATAAAAATGTTGGAGCTTCTTTTCTCTCCTCTGTATTCAAGTGGTCGCAACGATAATCCATTAAAACAAATTGGCCTTTCTCGACAGGTGGTGAACTGAACTCCCCTACGATTCCGTAACAAGTTTGAACGGCTACTGGTCCTTGGTTAGGAGACTTAATAAAAACAGGTTTGTAGCCAGTTGCGTCAATTACTACCCGAGCATTCAGTTCTTTTCCATTAGAAGTTTTAACTGTGCTGGTTAATTGATTTGTTTCTAAGTTGACTGCTGATCCTTTATGCCATTTTATTTGAGCATTATTGCATTGTTCTAACCAATAAGCTTGTAATTTATTTTTATCAAAAAGTCCATAATCTCTATTGTGTTTGGTGATTTCATTCTTTTTAGAATTAGGATCCTTGTCTCCCTCCCCAAAATAACTAATGGTATTTACCCATCTATGTTCAAGTAAATGACTTAGCCCAAGTTCGTCAACTTCTTCACCCCAAATCCCATACGTGAAGGGCCAAGGTTCATCTGGCGATTGTTCCGATAAGATTTCAACATCTAAGTTCTCAATCGCTAAAGCTGCCGCTATTGATAAAGCGCCTGGGCCTGACCCAAGTACTAGAGCATCTTTTAATGCACTAGTATTCATTGCTTCCCTTGAGGAGAATGGCTATTTCCTTTTACTTGGGGTCGAAAAATAGGATTTAATTTCTTAGAATAAAATTTAGTTATTTGATTGCCTCCCATGTTTACCACTTTAAACACCATGCCTATAGGTTCAACAATAGCTCGCGATGGCATTAAGAATGAATTGTATTAATGTTTTTTATCAACTTAATAATTTTATTTTATTTCTAAGTATTTATCAAGATTTTTTTATTAAAAATTGAAATAATATAAAATTTAGTTTAATTCCAAAATCATTTAATAGTAAAACTAAACATTTATGAAAGAAAATTCAAATATTTTCAAAAAAGATAAACCTTTAACTATTTTTATAACAGGCGGTTCATCGGGTATTGGTTTTCAAGCAGTTATAAAATTAATTTCCCTTGGTAATAATATAATCTTACCTTGTAAAAATATAACTCGAGCGAATGAAGTATTGACTAATTTATTTAATTATTCGTTAGATAAATCATCTAAGAAAGGCGAGATTTATACTCCAATAATGGATCTTTCTGATTTGAATAGTATTGATTCCTTATGTTCTGAGGTTAAAAATAGACGTTGGAATATTGATGTATTAATTTTTAATGCGGGTCTTCAATATACTGGATCAAAAACACCTAGAAGGTCCACTCAGGGAATAGAATTAACTTTTGCTGTTAATCATTTATCACATTTTTATCTGACACAAAAGATTTTACCTTTGATAGATATAAGCAATGATACTAAAATAATTATTACTTCTTCAGAAGTTCATAATCCTAGCAGTGGTGGAGGTAAGGTAGGAGCCAAGGCAAGCTTAGGAAACTTAAAAGGATTGGAATCTAGTGTTGGTTTTGAA encodes the following:
- the crtL gene encoding lycopene beta cyclase yields the protein MNTSALKDALVLGSGPGALSIAAALAIENLDVEILSEQSPDEPWPFTYGIWGEEVDELGLSHLLEHRWVNTISYFGEGDKDPNSKKNEITKHNRDYGLFDKNKLQAYWLEQCNNAQIKWHKGSAVNLETNQLTSTVKTSNGKELNARVVIDATGYKPVFIKSPNQGPVAVQTCYGIVGEFSSPPVEKGQFVLMDYRCDHLNTEERKEAPTFLYAMDMGNGKFFLEETSLGLFPPVSLNELKRRLEKRLETRGLEIKSLDHEEHGSYLPMNMPIPDLTQPVLGFGGSAGMVHPASGYMVGSLLRRAPKVAKALSLAMKDPKASSASLAKKGWQTLWPSELRRKQAIYKFGLEKLMRFEEKLLRGFFIEFFSLPNKQWYGFLTNTLSLKELISAMWKMFRKSPWTIKQGLMNMHGRELNLLFKALLVNNK
- a CDS encoding SDR family NAD(P)-dependent oxidoreductase, with the translated sequence MRKILISGASRGIGKAIALKLLKEGHSLSLGVREKGDLFNTPLDPKKNNSDSFLVHNYEAIDKNSSKKWVDKTFETFKSIDTIIHCAGIFKRTNLLFNDNEMKDIEDLWKVNVMGPWILTKHAWKYLSLSNSARIIVLASMSGKRSKGNLTGYSMSKFALMSLCQSMRNEGWEKGIRVTAICPGWVNTDMAKEIKHFPKKNMTQANDIASICSNLLDLPNSSIPFEIALNCQLETSIY
- a CDS encoding SDR family NAD(P)-dependent oxidoreductase; translated protein: MKENSNIFKKDKPLTIFITGGSSGIGFQAVIKLISLGNNIILPCKNITRANEVLTNLFNYSLDKSSKKGEIYTPIMDLSDLNSIDSLCSEVKNRRWNIDVLIFNAGLQYTGSKTPRRSTQGIELTFAVNHLSHFYLTQKILPLIDISNDTKIIITSSEVHNPSSGGGKVGAKASLGNLKGLESSVGFEMIDGNKFNADKAYKDSKLCNILFARKLSEYFMSKKLLIPVIAWAPGLVISRDNQGFFRYSRKYNQLGQILFSFLARDILRITTSNKDAGLLLTNLACLCKYREPGFNYYSNRIISSGKFTFEQTEISNDAQRRDLSDKLWELSQSLIDKILK